In Zingiber officinale cultivar Zhangliang chromosome 8B, Zo_v1.1, whole genome shotgun sequence, a single genomic region encodes these proteins:
- the LOC122013843 gene encoding probable CCR4-associated factor 1 homolog 11, with amino-acid sequence MAVAVVNNVNDMLISSSAASASASASRVEVRSVWAHNLDEEFALIRSAVPFHPFVALDTEYPGVVVASKNPYCTLTLPQRYELIRANVEALRIVQVGLTLSDAAGNLPCAIYSDGTCVHYVWEFNFRDFDISRDRYAPSSVELLKANGIDFQKNQIWGIDSCTFAHHLATSGLLSFGHFSPVSWVTFQGAYDFAFLVKMLTCDCKLPKTIHEFLHLVHFFFGKRVFDVKHLCKHCPGLYGGLERVASTVRVERAVGSRHQSGSDSLLTWQVFYQIASRVNPQLIHRPEHMGTLFDLQLQ; translated from the coding sequence ATGGCTGTCGCAGTCGTCAACAACGTTAACGATATGCTAATTTCCTCTTCCGCCGCCAGCGCCAGCGCCAGCGCCAGCAGAGTCGAGGTTCGCTCCGTGTGGGCTCATAACCTCGACGAGGAGTTCGCCCTTATCCGCTCCGCCGTCCCCTTCCACCCCTTCGTCGCATTGGACACCGAGTATCCTGGCGTCGTCGTCGCTTCCAAAAATCCCTACTGCACCCTCACCCTCCCCCAGCGCTACGAATTGATCCGCGCCAATGTCGAGGCCCTCCGCATCGTCCAGGTCGGTCTCACCCTCTCCGACGCCGCCGGCAACCTCCCATGTGCCATCTACAGCGACGGCACTTGTGTGCATTACGTGTGGGAATTTAATTTCCGCGACTTCGACATCAGCCGCGACCGTTACGCCCCTTCCTCCGTCGAGCTGCTCAAGGCTAATGGCATCGACTTCCAAAAGAATCAAATATGGGGCATCGACTCTTGCACATTCGCCCACCACTTGGCCACCTCCGGCTTGCTTTCCTTTGGCCATTTTTCTCCCGTCTCCTGGGTTACCTTCCAAGGCGCCTATGACTTCGCCTTCCTAGTGAAGATGCTCACATGCGACTGCAAATTACCAAAGACCATTCATGAGTTCTTGCACCTCGTTCACTTCTTTTTCGGCAAAAGGGTGTTCGATGTGAAGCACCTTTGCAAGCATTGTCCTGGGCTTTACGGAGGATTGGAGCGGGTGGCCTCTACCGTCCGAGTTGAGCGAGCAGTGGGCTCTCGACATCAGTCCGGCTCCGATAGCTTATTAACATGGCAGGTGTTCTACCAAATCGCCTCTCGTGTGAATCCACAACTCATCCATCGTCCAGAACACATGGGAACACTCTTTGACCTCCAACTGCAATAG